One Scytonema millei VB511283 DNA segment encodes these proteins:
- a CDS encoding calcium-binding protein, whose amino-acid sequence MANIFGTDLDDTLTGTDGNDKIYGKAGSDTISGLGGDDRIYGGAGIDYLGGGDGNDTLYGDEDNDYLVGGSGNDTLYGCNGDDKLYGGDGNDNLQGGDGNDYIEGGFGEDVIYGGKGDDVIVGDLDDYRIRTGDSDRIYGGAGNDSIYGRYGNDSIYGDDGDDLLAGDGYGVISGPDYGVRKDDNDRLYGGNGKDTLVGEFGSDVLDGGSGDDILIGAGGGWLRGTVDSSRGDSEKDVLTGGSGKDTFILAGSGGRPGSGTYYGVGDSYALITDFNKYEDTIFLAKTNRPVTQSQYIIEYSLGAAPEGLPAGTAIYANNVGETQPNLIAILQGISPNSLNLNASYFKISDEYVRYS is encoded by the coding sequence ATGGCAAATATCTTTGGTACGGACTTAGACGACACCTTAACTGGTACGGATGGCAACGACAAAATTTATGGTAAGGCAGGAAGTGACACTATCTCCGGTTTAGGAGGGGACGATCGCATCTATGGTGGTGCAGGTATCGACTATTTAGGTGGTGGAGATGGTAACGATACCTTGTATGGTGACGAAGATAACGACTATCTAGTCGGTGGCAGCGGTAATGACACTTTGTACGGTTGCAACGGTGATGACAAGCTATACGGTGGCGACGGTAACGACAACTTACAGGGAGGAGATGGCAATGACTATATAGAGGGTGGATTTGGTGAAGATGTCATCTATGGGGGTAAAGGGGACGATGTAATAGTAGGCGATCTCGACGATTATCGAATCAGAACTGGTGACAGCGATCGCATCTATGGCGGTGCTGGTAACGATTCGATCTACGGTCGCTATGGTAACGATTCGATTTATGGCGATGATGGTGACGATCTACTGGCTGGCGATGGCTATGGAGTCATTTCTGGTCCTGATTATGGTGTGAGAAAAGATGATAACGATCGCCTCTACGGTGGTAATGGCAAAGATACACTAGTTGGCGAGTTCGGGAGCGATGTTTTAGATGGAGGATCTGGGGACGATATCTTGATTGGTGCTGGTGGTGGATGGTTACGCGGTACTGTTGATTCCAGCCGTGGTGACTCAGAGAAAGATGTCCTGACAGGAGGATCGGGAAAAGATACATTTATCCTTGCAGGTAGCGGAGGAAGACCTGGTTCAGGGACTTACTATGGAGTAGGAGATAGCTACGCTTTGATAACTGACTTCAATAAGTATGAAGATACAATCTTTTTAGCAAAAACCAACCGCCCTGTAACTCAATCTCAGTACATAATTGAATACAGTTTGGGTGCAGCACCGGAAGGCTTGCCAGCAGGCACGGCAATCTATGCAAATAATGTAGGAGAA
- a CDS encoding calcium-binding protein — protein MANIFGTDLDDTLTGTSGNDRIYGKAGNDTLSGGLGEDILDGSYGADTLKGEDGNDTLYGGNGDDLLEGGSGNDTLKGGADNDTLYGGAGSDRIAGGDGNDTIYGDFYTEVGNDRLYGGAGSDRIAGGAGSDEIYGEDGDDIISGGLIGNSSNDNDRLYGGKGKDTLVGEFGNDYLNGGDGDDYINGAGGRVFHWDGDVSRGRGEIDTLTGGWGKDSFILTGGSGRTGVGPSYIGSGNGDYALITDFNKNEDVISLAKTESSPVVYPAVTIEYSLGAAPEGFPQGTGIYVNNLGAKPDLIAILQGVSPDSLSLSGSYFQIS, from the coding sequence ATGGCAAATATCTTTGGTACGGACTTAGACGACACCTTAACTGGTACGAGCGGCAACGACAGAATCTATGGCAAAGCTGGCAACGATACTTTATCTGGCGGCTTAGGTGAAGACATTTTAGATGGTAGTTATGGTGCAGACACTCTCAAAGGCGAAGACGGAAATGACACCTTGTATGGTGGTAACGGTGACGATCTCCTAGAAGGTGGTAGCGGTAACGATACCTTGAAAGGAGGAGCTGATAACGACACCTTGTATGGTGGTGCAGGTAGCGATCGCATCGCTGGTGGCGACGGTAACGACACGATTTATGGCGACTTCTACACTGAGGTAGGCAACGATCGCCTCTATGGTGGTGCAGGTAGCGATCGCATCGCTGGTGGCGCTGGTAGCGACGAAATTTATGGTGAGGACGGCGACGACATCATTAGCGGCGGACTCATCGGTAACAGCAGTAATGATAACGACCGCTTGTACGGTGGTAAAGGCAAAGACACGTTGGTTGGCGAGTTCGGTAACGACTATTTGAATGGAGGTGATGGAGACGACTATATCAATGGTGCTGGAGGAAGAGTATTTCACTGGGATGGTGATGTCAGTCGCGGCAGAGGTGAAATTGATACTCTTACAGGAGGATGGGGAAAAGATTCATTTATCCTTACAGGAGGCTCTGGACGGACTGGTGTAGGACCTTCTTACATAGGTAGTGGCAATGGTGACTACGCTCTGATTACCGACTTTAATAAGAACGAAGATGTTATCTCGTTAGCCAAAACTGAGAGTAGTCCTGTAGTCTATCCCGCAGTCACAATCGAGTACAGTTTGGGTGCAGCACCAGAGGGCTTCCCACAAGGGACGGGAATCTATGTAAACAACCTGGGTGCAAAACCAGATTTGATTGCGATCTTGCAAGGCGTTTCTCCCGACTCTCTAAGTCTCAGTGGGTCTTATTTTCAAATTTCCTAA
- a CDS encoding calcium-binding protein, protein MSVIFGTDLDDSLTGTDSNDRIYGKAGKDTVSGGSGNDLLCGGDGDDTVYGDTLYGSESGNDRIYGDAGNDLLFGGYGTDEIHGGSGNDSLNGYYGNDRLYGDSGDDWLTGSWGNDVVNGGSGNDYIDGAGGRRPNDMYSSASRGRGEIDILIGGAGADTFNFTSSGAGRDGQGIAYAGSNDYALITDFNKNEDVIKLSRNDNSPFTSYTFTEVTYTLGASPDGLPSGTGIYAQFANNTSAAPELIAILQGVSPDTLNLNASYFQYVRYS, encoded by the coding sequence ATGTCCGTAATATTTGGTACAGATTTAGACGATTCCTTAACTGGTACAGACAGCAACGACAGAATCTATGGCAAAGCCGGAAAAGATACTGTGTCCGGCGGCTCAGGTAACGACCTATTATGTGGTGGCGATGGCGACGACACCGTTTATGGTGACACTCTCTACGGTAGCGAGTCAGGTAACGATCGGATCTACGGTGATGCCGGTAACGATCTTTTGTTTGGTGGCTATGGTACAGATGAAATTCATGGTGGTAGCGGTAATGACTCTCTCAACGGCTATTACGGTAACGATCGCCTCTATGGTGACAGTGGTGACGATTGGTTGACGGGTTCTTGGGGGAACGATGTCGTAAATGGAGGTTCAGGAAACGACTATATAGATGGTGCGGGTGGCAGAAGACCGAATGATATGTATAGCAGTGCCAGCCGTGGCAGAGGAGAAATCGATATCCTCATTGGTGGAGCTGGAGCAGATACATTTAACTTCACAAGCAGTGGTGCTGGTCGCGACGGTCAGGGCATTGCCTACGCAGGTAGCAATGACTATGCTCTGATAACTGACTTCAACAAAAACGAGGATGTCATTAAACTCAGCCGCAACGATAACTCTCCATTCACCAGTTATACTTTTACTGAAGTTACTTATACTCTGGGTGCATCCCCTGACGGTTTGCCATCAGGGACGGGAATTTACGCGCAATTTGCGAACAACACTAGTGCAGCACCAGAGCTAATTGCTATCTTGCAAGGTGTTTCTCCCGACACGCTCAATTTGAATGCATCCTACTTCCAGTATGTTCGGTATTCTTAA
- the gcvT gene encoding glycine cleavage system aminomethyltransferase GcvT encodes MANQEGTALPLAQTPLYHLALELKARLTSFGGWEMPVQFVGIGQEHAAVRTTAGMFDISHMGKFVLRGKQLVAQLQNLVPSDLSRLRSGEAQYTVLLNPQAGIIDDIIFYYQGEDNDTQQGVLIVNAATTSKDKKWLLQHLDTEQVELQDISRRKILIAVQGPQAVAHLQNLVEADLSQVKAFGHLETKILGEPSFMARTGYTGEDGFEVMVDPEAGVKVWRSLAQAGVIPCGLGARDTLRLEAAMALYGQDIDDNTTPLEAGLGWLVHLDTKGDFIGRDILEQQKTNGVSRRLVGLQMPGRHIARHGYQVLSEGKVVGEITSGTLSPTLGYPIALAYIPTSLSQPGQTLDVEIRGKTYPAVVVKKPFYRAKNRPAK; translated from the coding sequence GTGGCTAATCAAGAAGGAACCGCCCTACCTCTGGCGCAAACACCCCTCTATCACCTCGCTCTAGAACTGAAGGCAAGGTTAACTAGTTTTGGTGGCTGGGAAATGCCCGTGCAGTTTGTTGGAATCGGACAAGAACATGCTGCGGTCAGGACAACAGCGGGGATGTTTGATATTTCCCACATGGGTAAATTCGTCCTGCGGGGAAAACAGCTAGTCGCTCAACTACAAAACTTAGTCCCTTCCGATTTGAGTCGGCTGCGATCGGGAGAAGCACAGTATACGGTGTTATTAAATCCGCAAGCCGGAATTATCGATGACATCATCTTCTACTACCAAGGGGAAGATAATGACACGCAGCAAGGAGTATTAATCGTCAATGCGGCAACCACCAGTAAAGATAAAAAATGGTTGTTGCAACACCTCGACACAGAACAGGTAGAACTACAAGACATCTCCCGCCGGAAAATCTTAATTGCGGTGCAGGGACCGCAAGCCGTGGCACATTTGCAAAACTTAGTAGAAGCAGACTTATCTCAAGTCAAAGCCTTCGGGCATTTGGAAACCAAGATTTTAGGAGAACCGAGTTTTATGGCTCGGACTGGTTATACGGGAGAAGATGGATTTGAGGTGATGGTAGATCCAGAAGCAGGTGTCAAAGTGTGGCGATCGCTCGCTCAAGCTGGAGTCATTCCCTGCGGGCTAGGGGCAAGAGACACCCTGCGATTAGAGGCAGCTATGGCACTCTACGGGCAAGATATTGACGATAACACCACCCCCTTAGAAGCAGGTTTAGGCTGGCTCGTCCATCTCGACACCAAAGGCGACTTTATCGGGCGCGATATCCTAGAGCAACAGAAAACAAACGGAGTTTCACGACGATTAGTAGGGTTGCAAATGCCAGGGCGACACATTGCCCGCCACGGCTACCAAGTCTTATCTGAAGGTAAAGTCGTAGGAGAGATTACCAGCGGCACATTATCCCCCACGTTAGGTTATCCGATCGCCCTAGCCTACATTCCCACATCCCTCAGCCAGCCAGGGCAAACCTTAGACGTAGAAATCAGAGGCAAGACTTATCCAGCGGTAGTAGTGAAAAAACCCTTCTATCGGGCTAAGAATCGTCCGGCGAAGTAA
- the gcvH gene encoding glycine cleavage system protein GcvH: MELEYPSDLKYLDSHEYVRMDGDIATIGISAFAVDQLGDIVFLELPEVGDRVTKGETFGSVESVKAVEDMYSAVTGTVVERNETVLETPEQLADDPYGEGWMLKVRVEDASELDEALTAEEYRTQVEGG; this comes from the coding sequence ATGGAGTTGGAATATCCAAGCGACCTGAAATATCTTGACTCGCACGAATACGTCCGCATGGATGGCGATATCGCTACTATTGGCATTTCTGCTTTTGCTGTCGATCAGCTCGGTGACATTGTATTTCTGGAACTTCCTGAAGTTGGCGATCGCGTCACTAAAGGAGAAACCTTCGGTTCCGTAGAATCAGTTAAAGCCGTAGAAGATATGTACTCCGCCGTGACTGGTACAGTCGTCGAACGCAATGAAACTGTACTAGAGACACCAGAACAACTAGCAGACGATCCCTATGGCGAAGGCTGGATGCTCAAAGTGCGTGTCGAAGATGCCAGCGAATTAGACGAGGCGCTCACTGCCGAAGAATATCGCACTCAGGTAGAGGGAGGCTAG
- the gcvP gene encoding aminomethyl-transferring glycine dehydrogenase, protein MVLDSPRIQRDRQQKQISSESISFRQRHIGPQPIEVEQMLEVLGLPTLDALIDRTVPQAIRQQRSLQLEGDRSEYAALAQLKAIASKNQVFRSLIGMGYYGCITPPVIQRNILENPGWYTAYTPYQPEIAQGRLEALLNFQTTIIDLTGLEIANASLLDEGTAAAEAMTMSYGLCKTKAKAFFVSQNCHPQTIQVVQTRARPLGINVIVGDHQTFKFDVPVFGVLLQYPASDGTIYDYRAFVEQAHAAGALVTVAADPLSLTLLTPPGEWGADIAVGSTQRFGVPMGYGGPHAAYFATKEEFKRQVPGRIVGVSKDVYGKTALRLALQTREQHIRRDKATSNICTAQVLLAVMASMYAVYHGSEGLKQIATRIHKFTAILAAGLQQLGYTISSESFFDTLRINLVNRNLDDILQACQAKKINIRIFDEKSVGISLDETIAEADLTDLFEIFAGSKNLPFTIEELGAGLSDKSVVSQASRQNPPLQVPTQLTRTSEFLTHPVFNRYHSETELLRYIYRLQAKDLSLTTSMIPLGSCTMKLNATAEMMPVTWQEFGNLHPFAPLSQTRGYQILFQQLEAWLAEITGFAAVSLQPNAGSQGEYAGLLTIRQYHESRGEGHRNICLIPQSAHGTNPASAVMAGMKVVAIACDEQGNVDVEDLQAKAEKHKDELAALMVTYPSTHGVFEAQIKDICAIVHAYGGQVYMDGANLNAQVGLCRPGDIGADVCHLNLHKTFCIPHGGGGPGMGPIGVAIHLAPFLPDTSIAQISSDTHPSLLTPHPSNIGAISAAPWGSASILTISWMYIAMMGGEGLTEATKVAILNANYIARRLEPHYPVLYKGKAGFVAHECILDLRSLKKTAGIEVEDIAKRLMDYGFHAPTISWPVAGTMMVEPTESESKEELDRFCDAMIAIRQEIAEIEAGKVSREDNLLKNAPHTAESLLASDWQHPYTREQAAYPAPWTREHKFWVAVGRIDSAFGDRNFVCSCQPMEAYS, encoded by the coding sequence GTGGTACTAGACAGTCCTCGTATTCAACGCGATCGGCAGCAAAAACAAATAAGCAGCGAGTCAATTTCATTTCGACAAAGACACATTGGTCCTCAACCGATTGAGGTTGAGCAAATGCTAGAAGTGTTGGGGCTACCGACCCTTGATGCTTTGATTGACCGGACAGTGCCACAAGCCATTCGCCAACAGCGATCGCTCCAGTTAGAAGGCGATCGCAGCGAATATGCGGCTTTGGCGCAGTTAAAAGCGATCGCCTCAAAAAACCAAGTATTTCGGTCGCTAATTGGCATGGGATATTACGGCTGCATTACTCCACCAGTAATTCAGCGAAATATTTTGGAAAACCCAGGCTGGTACACTGCTTATACTCCCTACCAACCAGAAATCGCGCAGGGACGACTAGAGGCGCTGCTGAATTTTCAAACGACAATTATTGACTTGACAGGTTTGGAAATTGCCAACGCTTCTTTACTAGATGAAGGGACAGCCGCCGCCGAAGCCATGACTATGAGTTATGGTCTGTGCAAAACGAAGGCAAAAGCTTTCTTTGTCTCCCAAAACTGCCATCCCCAGACAATTCAAGTCGTGCAGACTCGTGCTAGACCGCTGGGAATTAACGTGATTGTTGGCGACCACCAAACTTTCAAGTTTGACGTGCCAGTATTTGGCGTATTGCTGCAATATCCAGCCAGTGACGGTACGATCTACGACTATCGGGCATTTGTGGAACAAGCCCATGCTGCGGGGGCATTGGTAACTGTCGCCGCCGACCCTTTGAGTTTAACTTTACTGACTCCCCCGGGAGAGTGGGGTGCTGATATTGCGGTAGGCAGCACGCAGCGCTTCGGCGTACCGATGGGTTATGGCGGACCTCATGCAGCATATTTCGCCACGAAAGAAGAATTTAAGCGACAAGTTCCAGGGCGGATTGTCGGAGTTTCTAAGGATGTTTACGGGAAAACAGCCTTACGCCTAGCACTACAAACTCGCGAACAACATATCCGCCGCGACAAAGCCACCAGTAATATTTGCACGGCGCAGGTCTTACTGGCAGTCATGGCTTCGATGTATGCGGTGTATCACGGTTCCGAAGGACTGAAACAAATTGCTACCAGAATCCACAAATTTACAGCAATTTTAGCAGCAGGATTACAGCAGCTAGGCTACACCATCAGTTCAGAATCTTTCTTCGATACATTACGGATTAATTTAGTCAATCGTAACTTAGATGATATTTTGCAGGCTTGCCAAGCTAAGAAAATCAATATACGGATATTTGATGAAAAGTCTGTAGGTATCTCTTTAGATGAAACGATCGCAGAAGCAGATTTAACCGACCTATTCGAGATTTTCGCAGGTAGCAAAAACCTACCCTTCACCATCGAAGAATTGGGGGCGGGTTTATCAGACAAATCTGTGGTTAGTCAGGCATCACGGCAAAACCCGCCCCTACAAGTTCCCACACAACTCACTCGTACCAGCGAATTTCTCACCCATCCCGTTTTCAACCGCTACCATTCGGAAACAGAACTGCTGCGATACATTTATCGATTGCAGGCAAAGGATTTGTCCTTGACAACATCCATGATTCCCTTGGGTTCCTGCACGATGAAACTGAATGCAACGGCAGAAATGATGCCCGTCACCTGGCAGGAATTCGGCAATCTGCATCCGTTTGCCCCACTGTCGCAAACGCGGGGGTATCAGATTTTGTTCCAACAGTTAGAAGCATGGTTAGCAGAAATCACGGGTTTTGCTGCGGTTTCTCTCCAACCGAACGCTGGTTCGCAGGGTGAATATGCTGGTCTGCTAACGATTCGGCAATATCATGAAAGTCGGGGGGAAGGACATCGGAATATTTGTTTGATTCCCCAATCTGCCCACGGTACGAACCCAGCTAGTGCGGTGATGGCAGGGATGAAAGTGGTGGCGATCGCCTGTGACGAACAAGGTAACGTAGACGTAGAAGATTTGCAGGCAAAGGCAGAAAAGCACAAAGACGAACTCGCCGCGTTAATGGTGACATATCCCTCCACCCACGGCGTATTTGAGGCACAAATTAAAGACATCTGCGCGATCGTCCATGCCTACGGCGGACAAGTCTACATGGATGGGGCAAATCTCAACGCCCAAGTCGGTTTATGTCGCCCTGGAGATATTGGGGCGGATGTCTGTCACCTCAACCTGCACAAAACCTTCTGTATCCCTCACGGTGGTGGTGGTCCTGGGATGGGACCAATTGGTGTAGCAATTCACCTCGCCCCCTTCCTCCCCGACACTTCTATTGCCCAAATAAGTAGCGATACTCATCCCTCACTCCTCACTCCTCACCCCTCCAATATTGGCGCTATCTCCGCTGCACCTTGGGGCAGTGCTAGCATCCTGACAATTTCGTGGATGTACATTGCCATGATGGGGGGCGAGGGATTGACAGAGGCGACTAAAGTGGCAATTCTCAACGCCAACTACATCGCCCGCAGACTAGAGCCACACTACCCCGTACTGTACAAGGGTAAAGCTGGTTTTGTTGCCCACGAGTGCATTTTAGATCTGCGATCGCTCAAGAAAACTGCTGGAATTGAAGTCGAAGACATCGCCAAGCGCTTGATGGATTATGGCTTCCACGCCCCGACAATTTCTTGGCCCGTAGCAGGGACGATGATGGTAGAACCCACAGAAAGCGAATCGAAGGAAGAATTGGATCGATTCTGCGATGCCATGATTGCGATTCGGCAGGAAATTGCCGAGATTGAAGCAGGTAAAGTCAGTCGGGAAGATAATTTATTAAAAAATGCTCCCCATACTGCCGAAAGCCTGCTAGCAAGCGATTGGCAACATCCTTACACCCGCGAACAAGCCGCCTATCCCGCCCCGTGGACGCGAGAACACAAGTTCTGGGTTGCCGTCGGACGAATTGATAGCGCCTTTGGCGATCGCAATTTCGTCTGTTCCTGCCAACCGATGGAGGCGTATAGCTAG
- a CDS encoding exopolysaccharide biosynthesis protein translates to MPSTIDSSPGLHTSKLLRQFLERHAEQEYVSLGELVTELGDRAYGPLLVICALPEALPLPVAGVSAIIAIPLMLVSAQLSLGFSRPHLPKWLAKRRWKQKNLAKVVEKGLHYLAKAEKIVRPRWGFITSRLAQRLLGLFILLMAIIIALPIPLGNMLPAIAIVVISLGMSEGDGLLVIVGVVAASVILAVMVSAIGFIANSLRSSFQQLRQQLNF, encoded by the coding sequence ATGCCTTCTACGATCGACTCATCCCCAGGCTTGCATACTTCTAAACTACTACGGCAGTTTCTAGAACGGCACGCCGAACAAGAGTATGTCAGTTTGGGAGAATTGGTGACAGAATTGGGCGATCGCGCTTACGGTCCTTTGCTGGTTATCTGCGCTTTACCAGAAGCATTACCTCTTCCCGTGGCGGGTGTGTCGGCGATTATCGCCATCCCCTTAATGCTGGTTTCGGCGCAATTAAGTTTGGGTTTTTCTCGTCCCCATCTACCAAAATGGCTGGCTAAACGGCGTTGGAAGCAAAAAAACTTAGCCAAGGTAGTAGAAAAAGGGCTGCATTACCTCGCAAAAGCTGAAAAAATCGTCCGTCCCCGTTGGGGTTTTATCACTTCGCGATTGGCACAAAGGTTGTTAGGATTATTTATTTTATTGATGGCGATAATTATTGCCTTGCCCATTCCGCTAGGAAATATGCTACCCGCGATCGCGATCGTTGTTATTAGTCTAGGTATGAGTGAAGGTGATGGCTTACTCGTCATTGTGGGAGTTGTAGCAGCTAGCGTTATTCTTGCAGTTATGGTCAGCGCGATCGGTTTTATTGCTAATAGTTTGAGAAGTTCTTTTCAACAACTCCGACAACAACTTAATTTTTAG
- a CDS encoding chromate transporter — protein MSQETEEIQSSEHQIPYAALNSQQKKQRLQELALVFLKLGTIAFGGPAAHIAMMDDEVAKRRQWMSREKLLDLLGVTNLIPGPNSTELAIHIGYERAGWRGLIIAGTCFILPAMSIVWVLAIAYKQYQTLPQAEGLLYGIKPVIIAIVLQALWKLGQKAIKDVTTGIAAVAVIVAFFFGWDEIVLLLLAGLSVTLVKSLGRSRGNAAAWLLPLSFPLAQAGSTTPTPPVGWVNVFLFFLKIGSVLYGSGYVLLAFLQRDLVERNQWLTSQQLLDAVAIGQFTPGPVFTTATFIGYLLAGHAGAIAATIGIFLPAFVLVGIINPWVPKLRQSTLVGGFLDGVNAASLGLMAVVSYTLGRTALIDIVTVVLAIASAIAVFRFKINSAWLVLAGGIIGLVLQAVR, from the coding sequence ATGTCTCAGGAAACTGAAGAGATCCAATCATCAGAACATCAAATTCCCTATGCTGCCCTCAATTCGCAGCAAAAAAAGCAAAGACTGCAAGAATTAGCACTCGTATTTCTGAAGTTAGGTACGATCGCCTTTGGTGGTCCTGCCGCGCATATCGCCATGATGGATGATGAGGTGGCAAAGCGCAGACAGTGGATGAGTCGCGAGAAACTACTCGATTTGCTGGGCGTAACTAACTTAATCCCCGGACCCAATTCTACAGAACTAGCTATTCACATCGGCTACGAACGGGCAGGATGGCGCGGTTTGATTATCGCGGGAACCTGCTTTATTTTACCTGCCATGTCGATCGTCTGGGTATTGGCGATCGCCTACAAGCAATACCAAACTTTACCCCAAGCTGAAGGATTGCTCTACGGTATTAAACCCGTTATCATCGCGATCGTCTTACAAGCATTGTGGAAGTTAGGTCAAAAAGCGATTAAGGATGTAACAACGGGGATAGCAGCAGTAGCGGTCATAGTTGCCTTTTTTTTTGGCTGGGATGAAATCGTATTGTTGTTACTGGCGGGACTGAGTGTGACGTTGGTAAAAAGTCTGGGGCGCAGTCGGGGTAATGCGGCAGCTTGGCTGTTGCCGCTATCTTTTCCGCTAGCACAAGCAGGTAGTACAACCCCTACTCCACCTGTAGGCTGGGTGAATGTGTTTCTGTTTTTTCTCAAAATTGGTTCGGTGCTGTACGGCAGTGGTTATGTTTTACTTGCCTTTTTGCAACGAGATTTGGTAGAACGCAATCAGTGGCTAACCTCTCAACAACTTTTAGATGCAGTCGCGATCGGTCAATTTACCCCTGGTCCCGTATTTACCACTGCTACTTTCATCGGCTATCTTTTAGCTGGTCATGCAGGGGCGATCGCAGCTACAATCGGAATTTTCCTACCTGCGTTTGTACTAGTTGGTATTATCAATCCCTGGGTTCCAAAACTACGTCAATCTACTTTAGTTGGTGGTTTTTTAGATGGGGTAAATGCTGCTTCTTTGGGATTAATGGCTGTTGTCTCGTATACTTTGGGACGCACGGCATTGATAGATATCGTGACTGTAGTTTTAGCAATTGCCAGCGCGATCGCTGTTTTCCGCTTCAAGATTAATTCTGCTTGGCTGGTTTTAGCTGGGGGAATTATTGGTTTAGTCTTACAAGCCGTAAGATAA
- a CDS encoding TVP38/TMEM64 family protein, with the protein MMGFNLPELLRQTLQGIENLGTIGAIAFILVYVIATVAFIPGTILTLGAGVVYGAIFGSIYVFIGATLGATAAFLVGRYLARGWVAKKIAGNQKFQAIDEAVGKEGFKIVLLTRLSPIFPFSLLNYAFSITQVSLKDYFLGSVGMLPGTIMYVYLGSLAGSLATLSSSDRPTNSTVVWIIRIVGFMATVTVTLYVTRIARKALAKL; encoded by the coding sequence ATGATGGGGTTTAATTTACCAGAACTGTTACGGCAAACTTTACAGGGAATAGAAAACCTCGGAACTATAGGCGCGATCGCGTTTATCTTAGTGTATGTCATTGCCACAGTTGCTTTCATTCCCGGCACAATTCTTACCTTGGGCGCAGGAGTTGTTTACGGAGCAATTTTCGGTTCAATTTACGTATTTATCGGTGCAACCTTGGGAGCCACCGCAGCTTTTTTAGTTGGGCGCTATTTAGCACGGGGTTGGGTAGCCAAAAAAATTGCTGGAAATCAAAAATTTCAAGCCATTGACGAGGCAGTCGGAAAAGAGGGATTCAAAATTGTTTTGTTAACCAGACTTTCACCTATATTTCCCTTTAGCCTGTTAAACTACGCTTTTAGCATCACTCAAGTTTCACTCAAAGATTATTTCCTTGGCTCGGTAGGAATGTTGCCTGGAACAATCATGTATGTATATCTTGGTTCTCTAGCGGGTAGCCTTGCCACACTCAGCAGTAGCGATCGCCCCACCAATTCAACTGTCGTATGGATAATTCGCATAGTTGGTTTTATGGCTACGGTAACGGTAACTCTGTACGTAACTCGGATCGCCCGTAAAGCGTTGGCGAAACTGTAG